From a single bacterium genomic region:
- a CDS encoding ASKHA domain-containing protein: MGTIKFPQFKKGERGLKLHPGLTILECARLAGVRINAECGGAGTCGKCIVRIETGTENLCPVTAAEKKVNLKENERLACQAHIVRDISDMVVYVKNFGEYEILKYGMERNVPICPQYYKKGNSIFKNGKEIDRYRGKIYGIALDIGTTTVVMDIVDLENGDIIDTVARTNPQISYGNDVISRIEYTLVDKKTGKYLDKKEREKRTKQLQSLLIEQLNETINEISEKTGERIYEYIYQIVSVGNSTMRNLFLGLDVSSLGVIPYEPISTDAFVRIPEEIGLNINKEGTVYGGALIGGHIGADILADIIASGMYKDDEISLLIDIGTNGEVVIGNKNRLIATSCAAGGAFEGASVGCGIGGIEGAIKKIEIIDGRVAYSTIGDRYPIGVCGSGLIDLLAQLLEKGIMTKNARIEQDFYITGDLKLTQNDIFQLITSKAAIRTGWQLLLKHYPADLKDIKNVYLSGGFGNFIDVRNAIKIGLIPDVPEDRIIKIGNGALEGAREILLCKDTQKLSEELARKVLHIKTNEIEKDFEYIMAENMYF; the protein is encoded by the coding sequence ATGGGAACCATAAAATTTCCACAATTTAAAAAGGGTGAGCGTGGACTGAAATTACATCCTGGCCTTACCATACTGGAATGTGCACGACTTGCAGGTGTAAGAATTAATGCTGAATGTGGAGGAGCAGGTACCTGTGGTAAGTGTATTGTACGGATTGAAACAGGGACAGAGAATTTATGTCCTGTAACAGCTGCTGAAAAAAAAGTAAATCTCAAAGAAAATGAACGGCTTGCCTGTCAGGCACACATTGTAAGAGATATATCTGATATGGTGGTATATGTAAAGAATTTCGGTGAGTATGAGATACTGAAGTATGGAATGGAAAGGAATGTCCCTATCTGTCCACAGTATTATAAAAAAGGTAATAGCATCTTTAAAAATGGGAAGGAGATAGATAGATACAGAGGGAAAATTTATGGAATTGCTCTGGATATTGGTACTACTACAGTTGTGATGGATATTGTAGACCTTGAAAATGGAGATATAATTGATACAGTAGCCAGGACAAATCCTCAGATATCATATGGTAATGATGTAATATCAAGGATTGAATATACACTTGTGGATAAGAAAACAGGGAAGTATCTTGATAAAAAAGAGAGGGAAAAGAGAACCAAACAACTCCAGTCCCTGTTGATTGAGCAATTAAATGAAACAATAAATGAGATATCTGAAAAGACAGGAGAAAGGATATACGAGTACATATACCAGATAGTGTCTGTTGGTAATTCTACAATGAGAAATCTATTTTTAGGACTGGATGTATCATCACTCGGGGTTATACCCTATGAACCTATCTCAACAGATGCGTTTGTAAGGATACCTGAAGAGATAGGACTTAATATCAATAAAGAAGGAACAGTCTATGGAGGTGCCCTTATAGGTGGACATATAGGTGCAGATATCTTAGCAGATATAATTGCTTCCGGGATGTATAAGGATGATGAAATTTCTCTACTTATAGATATTGGGACAAATGGAGAGGTGGTAATAGGGAATAAAAACAGATTGATTGCTACCTCCTGTGCTGCCGGTGGTGCTTTTGAAGGTGCCTCTGTAGGTTGTGGTATTGGTGGAATTGAAGGAGCAATAAAAAAGATAGAGATTATTGATGGGAGGGTTGCTTATTCAACTATAGGAGATAGATATCCAATTGGTGTCTGCGGGTCAGGGTTGATAGACCTTCTCGCACAACTTCTTGAAAAAGGGATTATGACAAAAAACGCAAGAATAGAACAGGACTTTTATATCACAGGTGACTTAAAACTCACACAGAATGATATCTTTCAATTAATCACATCAAAGGCAGCAATAAGAACCGGGTGGCAATTACTTTTAAAGCACTATCCTGCTGACCTTAAAGATATAAAAAATGTTTATCTTTCAGGTGGCTTTGGAAATTTCATAGATGTCAGGAATGCAATAAAGATAGGACTGATACCGGATGTTCCAGAGGATAGAATTATAAAGATAGGTAATGGTGCATTAGAAGGGGCTAGAGAAATTCTTTTATGTAAGGATACTCAGAAATTAAGCGAAGAATTAGCCCGAAAGGTATTACATATAAAGACAAATGAAATAGAGAAGGATTTTGAATATATTATGGCAGAGAATATGTATTTTTGA
- the tilS gene encoding tRNA lysidine(34) synthetase TilS codes for MAKVLTDVRHFVEERKIINDGDRVLIAVSGGPDSVFLFYFFQYLKKFYDIQFSVAYIHHHLRKEADEELKFVENLVKKYKVPFYSKDIWIKGKTGIEEKAREARYKALYSTAKKYACNKIAVGHTLDDNVETIIMRFVKGTGIAGLSGISPEKNLFLRSKIIVIRPLLCIEKQEIIKFLKEKGIEYRIDETNLSTDFFRNRVRLEIIPFLLKYNPQFKKKLAQMSFLLQDDFSFLFRQGYETLKKIVKGDILDMVEYRKLDISLKRIVAGILIEKITGDPYRSYNKIKQLVAYLTRYPGKKLKMTKIKDVVRSR; via the coding sequence ATGGCTAAAGTATTAACTGATGTAAGACATTTTGTTGAAGAAAGAAAAATTATCAATGATGGAGATAGAGTCCTTATAGCGGTCTCTGGTGGACCTGATTCTGTATTCCTTTTTTACTTTTTTCAGTATCTTAAAAAGTTCTATGATATACAATTCTCCGTTGCATATATACACCACCACCTGAGAAAAGAGGCGGATGAAGAACTTAAATTCGTAGAGAATTTAGTCAAAAAATATAAAGTGCCTTTCTATAGTAAAGATATATGGATAAAAGGAAAAACAGGGATTGAAGAAAAAGCAAGGGAAGCAAGATATAAGGCACTCTACAGTACAGCAAAAAAGTATGCCTGTAATAAAATTGCTGTGGGACATACCCTGGATGACAATGTAGAGACAATTATTATGCGGTTTGTAAAAGGTACAGGTATTGCAGGATTGTCCGGTATCTCTCCTGAGAAAAATCTTTTTCTCAGAAGTAAGATTATAGTTATAAGACCTCTGTTATGTATTGAAAAGCAGGAGATTATTAAATTTCTCAAAGAGAAAGGGATTGAATACAGAATAGATGAGACAAACCTTTCTACTGACTTTTTCAGAAACCGTGTCCGGCTGGAAATAATTCCATTCCTTCTAAAATATAACCCACAGTTTAAGAAAAAACTTGCCCAGATGTCGTTCTTACTGCAGGATGATTTTTCTTTCCTTTTCAGACAGGGATATGAAACACTTAAAAAAATTGTCAAAGGGGATATTTTAGATATGGTTGAGTATAGAAAACTTGATATATCTCTGAAACGGATAGTTGCAGGTATTCTTATAGAAAAGATTACTGGAGACCCATACCGTTCATATAACAAAATAAAACAACTGGTTGCTTATCTTACAAGATACCCCGGAAAGAAACTTAAGATGACAAAAATAAAAGATGTAGTTAGAAGCAGATAA
- a CDS encoding PD-(D/E)XK nuclease-like domain-containing protein: protein MEKSKKIFLSPATINIYRECPRCFYLHMKYAIKRPRGPMPSIATGLDSILKNYFKYYRSIKELPPELKKEMSGHLIEKLKPTYYRDIKDGYCLLGKLDDCLVTERETYIPLDHKTRASIAEDIHPAYQLQMELYCILLEGNGMKTEDIAYILYYYPLSVSPEEGVDSIKFGMDIKKVKVDIKNAIAIIEDAIGCLEQNRVPEASEDCEYCKWVEYICGNNLSNIPLLKIEEKPPVPEEIIEEEYKDTLF from the coding sequence ATGGAAAAGTCAAAAAAGATATTTTTATCTCCTGCTACGATAAACATTTACAGGGAGTGCCCGAGATGTTTTTATCTGCATATGAAATATGCCATCAAAAGGCCAAGAGGACCTATGCCTTCTATCGCCACAGGATTGGACAGTATCCTGAAAAACTATTTTAAATATTATCGTTCTATAAAGGAACTGCCTCCGGAACTTAAAAAAGAGATGAGCGGACATCTTATAGAAAAACTTAAACCAACATATTACAGGGATATAAAAGATGGTTACTGTCTTCTCGGTAAACTTGACGACTGCCTCGTAACAGAAAGAGAGACATATATTCCTTTAGACCACAAAACAAGGGCAAGTATTGCAGAGGATATACATCCTGCCTATCAACTTCAGATGGAACTTTACTGTATTCTTTTAGAAGGTAATGGAATGAAAACAGAAGATATTGCATATATTCTTTATTATTATCCTTTAAGCGTAAGTCCTGAAGAAGGTGTAGATAGTATCAAATTTGGTATGGATATAAAAAAGGTGAAAGTTGATATAAAAAATGCAATAGCGATTATAGAAGATGCAATAGGATGTCTGGAGCAAAATAGAGTTCCGGAAGCATCAGAAGATTGTGAATATTGTAAATGGGTGGAATATATATGTGGCAATAATCTATCAAATATCCCTTTATTAAAAATAGAAGAAAAACCACCTGTACCGGAAGAGATAATAGAAGAGGAATACAAAGATACCCTGTTCTGA